The window GATCTACCGGTTGCAGCACAGCAACCGCGTAGTGCGCGTGAAGGACATTGCCGAGTCCCTGGAGGTCAAGATGCCCTCGGTGAGCGCTGCCCTGGCGACACTGCAGGAAGAGGGCCTGGTACGTCACGAGAGATACGGGGATGTTGAGCTGACCGATCGCGGCAGGGAGCTGGCCGAGGACGTGCACCGGCGGCACATTACGCTGGTGGATTTCCTGAACTGCATCCTCCAGCTTGAGCAGTCGGAGGCGGAAGACGAAGCCTGCAAGCTCGAGCACTACTTGAGTGCGAAGACGCTGCGTCGCCTGCTGGGGCTCATGGAGTTTGTGGAGCACTGCCCGCGCAGTGGAGGGGATTGGCTTACTCACCTGCAGGGGCGCTGGGAGGACCGCGACTGCGATCACAACTGCCGACGGTGTGTGGAGCAGATTGAGACGCCCAGCCAGAGTCCCTTTGGCTGGCATGGGGGACGAGGGCACGGCGCAACGCTGGACCAGCAGCGGCCGGGGTTCCGGGGCAGA of the Armatimonadia bacterium genome contains:
- a CDS encoding FeoA domain-containing protein, giving the protein MAAGLSATMEDYLEAIYRLQHSNRVVRVKDIAESLEVKMPSVSAALATLQEEGLVRHERYGDVELTDRGRELAEDVHRRHITLVDFLNCILQLEQSEAEDEACKLEHYLSAKTLRRLLGLMEFVEHCPRSGGDWLTHLQGRWEDRDCDHNCRRCVEQIETPSQSPFGWHGGRGHGATLDQQRPGFRGRIVRVRGRGPVRRRLMEMGVTAGTEVEFERIAPLGDPMEVKIRGYHLSLRRSEAANIEVEAETAAEEPVMETSASDGAARE